The window CTTATTTCTTGCACATCTTGCCTTATGCTTTGACTATATTGGCGGTAGCAGGATTTATAGGAAGAGCAAACGCACCAAAAGCAAGTGGAATACCTTATATCAAAGGGAAACGATAATTCAAAGTTTCGTAGTTACAGTCTAAAACTTTCATTTATTAGTGTGGAGCGAGGAAAGCGTCCGCCTTCCTCGCAAACCAACAGTATGTATATTGACGTAAATTAAATAGAAAATGGAAAAGGGACCAATTAATTGGTCCCTTTTTATATGTACTGATATAATTAGTACATGTATAGTGAATCACTATCTGAGATACACTAGAAAGAAAAGGGGGATCACTTATGTTTCAACAATTCGAACTTGCAAGGGGCGTTAAGCTGTTTGTGAGACCTACAGAACAATTCAAAACGATTAATATCTCGTTTAAATGGAAACAGCCTTTAACAGTAGAAAAAGCGTCTATTCGTGCAGTATTAGCGAATATATTACAATTCAGCAATGAGGTATATCCAACAAACGTAGCTTTTAGAAAGCGTTTAGATGATTTGTACGGGGCTGTTCTATACTTTGATACGACGAAAAAAGGTAGTCATCATATTTTTTCATTGAACGCGGAAACCGTAAACGACGCATACTTATCCAATGAAAAAATTGTCGATGAAGTTTTTTCTTTATTACATACCGTTATTATTAAACCAAATTTAGTGAATGGCAAATTTGATGATTCAATCGTAAAGCGAGAAAAAGAACAAGTGATTGAACGTATCCAATCGATGTATGATGATAAAACGAGGTATGCACAGCAACGTTTGTTAGAGAATATTCGCCCTAATAATGCAGCTTCTATTACATCTAATGGTACAGTGGAAGCTATTAAAGCGATTACAAACGATCAACTTGTCAATATGCATCATGATTTACTAACAAAAGATGATTTATCTATCTACGTAGTTGGGGATGTAAACGTGCAGGAAATAAAAGAAAAAATGAAGAGTCATTTTTCCTTTGCTGATCGTACAGAAAAGATAGAAAAAGCAGTAGATGTACCAAACGAAACGAATAACAATAAATTTCTTCACGAAATACAAGATATGAAACAAGGTAAACTCCATATTGCCTATCAAACACCTATCACTTTTTTCTCAGAAGAATTTCCAGTTATGCAGCTGACTAATGGTATTTTAGGTGGATTTTCACATTCTAAGATTTTCATGAACGTACGAGAAAAAGAAAGTATGGCTTATTATGCATCGAGCAGCTACTCTTCACTTTACGGATTAATATTTGTGCTTGCAGGAATAGATTCTAATTTACAGGAAAAAGCAGTTGCATTAATCGATGAACAGCTAAAAGCATTGCAAGCCGGCGATATTTCCGACTTAGAATTAAACCAAACGAAATCCATGCTTACCAACCAACTGAAAGAGGCTTTAGATTCAGCACGTGCTCAAATTGAAATATACGACCAGTATAAAGAATTGAATCCATCCTTTACCGTAGAAGATTGGCTAGAAAAGTGGAAGCATGTAACGAAAGAACAAATACAACAAATGGCATTAACTATTGAAAAGGAATTTGTTTATTTCCTTTCAGGTAAGGAAGGTGCAGCAAATGAATAAAACGTATTTTGAACAATTAGAAGAAACATTATACAATGAAACACTTCCGAATGGTTTAGATGTCTACATCTTGCCCAAAAAAGGGTTTTCAAAGACGTTTGTCACTTTCACTACAAAATATGGTTCGATCGACCGTGAATTTATTCCTTTAGGTAAGGATGAACCTGTCGTTGTTCCTGATGGAATTGCTCATTTCCTAGAACATAAAATGTTTGAAAAGGAAGAAGGGGATGTATTTCAAAAGTTCAGTGAGAAAGGTGCATCTGCAAACGCATTTACTTCTTTTACTAGAACTGCGTACTTATTTTCCTCAACTGACCATGTATTGGATAATACGAAAACGTTATTGGATTTCGTTCAACAACCCTATTTTACGGAACAAACGGTAGAGAAAGAAAAAGGGATAATAGGTCAAGAAATTACGATGTATGATGACCAGCCGGATTGGCGTTTATACTTTGGAACAATCGAAAATATGTATAAAGAACACCCTGTAAAGATTGATATTGCTGGAACGATAGAAACGATTAGCCATATTACAGCTGATCATTTATATGAGTGCTATAACACGTTCTATCATCCGTCAAATATGGTTTTATTCGTTGTAGGAGCAGTTGATCCCAAAGAGATGATGGACTTTATCAAAGCAGATCAAGCAGCGAAGTCATTTGAGGAACCCCAGGCAATTAAACGATTCTACCCTGACGAGCAAAAGGCGGTAGATATAAAAGAACGTACTCTACAGATGGATGTTCAAAAACCTAAAGTATTATTTGGCATTAAAGCAAGTAATACCGATATTTCTGGTGACGAAATGTTAAATTACGAACTAGCGATGCAAGTTGCTATTGAAATGATATTTGGCAGAAGTTCTGCATTTTATCAAGAAATATACGAAAACGGATGGATTGATGAATCTTATTCCGCAGATTTTTCAATGGAGCAGGGATATGGTTTTACAATGATTGGTTCAGATTCTGTCAATCCAACTGAACTGACCGAGAAAATAAAAGAGACTATTAAGAGCTACGCTTCTAATTGGAATGTAGAAGATGAGGATTTACAACGTATTGTCCGTAAAAAAATTGGCTTTTTCTTACGAGCATTAAATTCCATAGAATATATTGCAAATCAATTTACACGTTACTCTTTCAATGACATGAATTTATTTGATGTAGTTCCTGCTTTAGAGAAACTAACAATGGATCAGGTGAGAGCAGCATTCCAATCGTTAACAGATGAAAATGCTCATACAGTATTTACAATCTTACCTTTAGAGAAAAATAATGAGTAAAAAATTTGCATTGGTGCTAGGAGCATCTGGTGAAATTGGTCACGCGATATGTCGTAATCTCGCGGAAGTCGGTTGGTCCATGTACCTGCACTATGCTAATAATAAAGAAAGCTTAGAAAAGTTATTAACAGATTTAAACGAGTCCTATCCTGAGCAAGAGTTTATCGTTGTTCAAGCGGATATGAGTAATCCGAATTGTATAGAAACAATAGTCGATTCAGTCTTTACACTTCAAACGATCGTATTTGCGCAAGGACATAGTCTATACAAAGCTTTAGAGGACACTAGCTTAGATGATATTCGCCTATTGTTTCAAGTGCATGTGGAGCATCCTATGGCTTTATTGGGAAAACTAAATAGCAAGCTTCGGAAACAGGATAGTAGTTCAGTCATATTTGTAGG is drawn from Psychrobacillus sp. INOP01 and contains these coding sequences:
- the yfmF gene encoding EF-P 5-aminopentanol modification-associated protein YfmF, whose product is MFQQFELARGVKLFVRPTEQFKTINISFKWKQPLTVEKASIRAVLANILQFSNEVYPTNVAFRKRLDDLYGAVLYFDTTKKGSHHIFSLNAETVNDAYLSNEKIVDEVFSLLHTVIIKPNLVNGKFDDSIVKREKEQVIERIQSMYDDKTRYAQQRLLENIRPNNAASITSNGTVEAIKAITNDQLVNMHHDLLTKDDLSIYVVGDVNVQEIKEKMKSHFSFADRTEKIEKAVDVPNETNNNKFLHEIQDMKQGKLHIAYQTPITFFSEEFPVMQLTNGILGGFSHSKIFMNVREKESMAYYASSSYSSLYGLIFVLAGIDSNLQEKAVALIDEQLKALQAGDISDLELNQTKSMLTNQLKEALDSARAQIEIYDQYKELNPSFTVEDWLEKWKHVTKEQIQQMALTIEKEFVYFLSGKEGAANE
- the yfmH gene encoding EF-P 5-aminopentanol modification-associated protein YfmH, giving the protein MNKTYFEQLEETLYNETLPNGLDVYILPKKGFSKTFVTFTTKYGSIDREFIPLGKDEPVVVPDGIAHFLEHKMFEKEEGDVFQKFSEKGASANAFTSFTRTAYLFSSTDHVLDNTKTLLDFVQQPYFTEQTVEKEKGIIGQEITMYDDQPDWRLYFGTIENMYKEHPVKIDIAGTIETISHITADHLYECYNTFYHPSNMVLFVVGAVDPKEMMDFIKADQAAKSFEEPQAIKRFYPDEQKAVDIKERTLQMDVQKPKVLFGIKASNTDISGDEMLNYELAMQVAIEMIFGRSSAFYQEIYENGWIDESYSADFSMEQGYGFTMIGSDSVNPTELTEKIKETIKSYASNWNVEDEDLQRIVRKKIGFFLRALNSIEYIANQFTRYSFNDMNLFDVVPALEKLTMDQVRAAFQSLTDENAHTVFTILPLEKNNE
- the ymfI gene encoding elongation factor P 5-aminopentanone reductase; the protein is MSKKFALVLGASGEIGHAICRNLAEVGWSMYLHYANNKESLEKLLTDLNESYPEQEFIVVQADMSNPNCIETIVDSVFTLQTIVFAQGHSLYKALEDTSLDDIRLLFQVHVEHPMALLGKLNSKLRKQDSSSVIFVGSIWGDTGASYEVAYSAAKGAQHAFVKAYAKEVALQRTRVNVVAPGFIDTKMNAHIEEEARQLILSEIPAGFLGSAQDIANAVEFLTSEKANYITGQIIRVNGGWYI